Sequence from the Patescibacteria group bacterium genome:
AATGGCAATTGATTTTTTAGTGAAGAAATGTAAATTGTCAAAAAAGAAACTTTGGTTCACCTTTTTCAGTGGACAAAATAGCTTGCGAGAGGATGCGGAAAGCAAAAAGTTTTTATTAGAATCAAAGGTTTTAGCTGAAAGAATTTTTCCATTTAATAAAGAGACCAATTGGTGGGGACCGACCGGAAACGAAGGGCCTTGCGGACCAACAGTTGAAATCTATTTTGATTTAACAGGCAAGCCATGTGATTTAGCAGACAAGTGTCTGCCCAACTGTGAATGTGGAAGATTTGTTGAAATCTGGAACCTTGTTTTTAACGAGTATTATCAGAATCAGGCAGGCGAATTATCAGCGCTTGAGCAAAATGGCGTTGATACAGGGATGGGCCTTGAACGGTTAGCAGCAGTTTGTGAGAAAAAAAATTCTGTTTTTGAAACCGACTTGTTTACGCCGATTATGAAGATTCTTAACAATGGCGATAGTCCTGAAAAACAGCGGATTATAGCAGACCATATTAGAAGCGCAGTGTTTTTGATTTGCGAAGGCATATTGCCTTTAAATGTGGAAAGGGGATATGTTTTAAGAAGATTATTGAGAAAAATTTTTACCAATATTGAGATTTTAGAATTAGAACAGGAAAAGATTTATGAGTTAGCAAAAGCGGTCGTGGAAAATTACAAAAATATTTATCCTGAAATAGGACGCAACGAAGATAGAATAATCACTGTTATCCAACAAGAGTCAGAGAAATTTGAAAAAGCGAAAGAGTCAGGCAGGAAAATATATGATAGAATAAAGAAATCATTGTTGGAAGGAATAATTACCGGAGCAAACGCTTTTGAGCTTTATTCAACCCACAGCATACCCTTGGAGATTACGGAAGAATGGGCAAGACGAGATAATATGAAAATCAAGAATAGAGATGATTTTTTTAAGCTTCAAAAAGAACATCAGGAAATTTCCCGGGCTGGAGCAGAGAAAAAATTCGGAGGAGTCGGCAAAGAAGCGTCTTCGCCAGAAGCAATCAAGCTGCATACGGCAACTCATCTTTTGCACGCATCTTTAAGAAAATTACTTGGGGACGGAGTAAAACAAATGGGCTCTGATATAACTTCAGAACGATTGAGATTTGATTTTTCTTTTGATAGAAAACTGACAGATGGAGAAATAGGGGAGATAGAAAAAATGGTCAATGAAAAAATCAAGGAGAATCTGCCAGTGAATAAGAACGAAATGACCCTTAAAGAAGCTATAGATGGCGGAGCAATAGCGTTTTTTAGAGAAAAGTATCCTGATACAGTAAGCGTCTACTCTATCGGAGGCTTTTCAAAAGAAATTTGCGCTGGGCCTCATATAGAAAAAACAGGCCACTTGGGTAATTTCAAAATAACAAAACAAGAGTCAGTCGGCTCTGGCATAAGAAGAATTAAGGCCATCTTAGGACAATGAAAAAGAAAATTTACGATATTACACCACCTCAAAAACAACCCCAAAGATTCATTCCTGGAAAAGTTATTCCTATTAAAGAGGAGAAAATAGGGGTGGAGCCAAATGGAAATATCGCTATCCCAGAAATAAAAGTTTCAGAAATAAAAAGAAAAGGAATCAGCCCGGGGGAGAATTTTCAAAAAGCGAAAAAGTTCTCGGCATGGAAAATTGCCATACTGGTTATTTGTATTGTAATAGCTGTGGGCGGTTATTGGACTATTTCCAGCACTAATAAGATAACGATTGAGCTCGTTCCTGCCACAGAATTATTTTCTTTAGAAACCTCTATTGCCCTAACTGCCTCTACAAGCGAATTTATGCTTGCTTCAGAGTTATCCCAAACCATTATTCCTGTTGAACTAATAGAAATAGAAAAAGAGTTTAACAAGGAATTCTCAGCAGGTCAGGCAATAGTTGAAGAAAAAGCGAGAGGCACGATAAGGGTGTATAATAAACACATGCGCGACATCAGCTTGGTTGAAAACACAAGGTTTTTGTCTTCAAGTGAACCGACTCGCCAATTCCACGCTGAAACAAAGATAGTCGTTCCAATGGGCGGTTATGCAGATATTCCAGTAATCGCCAGCGAAGCAGGAGGGGAATATAATATTGAGCCCTGCACTTTTTCTGTGCCTGGGCTAAGGAATTTTTCTCCGCCTCAATTGTATTACGACATTTATGGAAAATCATTTTCCGATATGCAAGGAGGGAGAAAAGAAACAATTTTAAAGGTCACAAAAGAATCTTTAGAAAATGCTCAAAAAGAGCTTTTGGCTGTGGCTAAACAGGAGATGGAATCGGTTTTACAAAAAGAGGCAGGCGATGATTATAAAATTCTTGGCGATAGCATAGAGATTGAACTAATTAATGGAAGTCCGCTTAATGTCCAAGAAGGACAAGAGATTGATAAGTTTGTATACCATATTAATGTAAAAGCCAAGGCCTTTATGGCAAAGAAAGCAGATTTATTAGAATTTGGAAGAGCGTATCTTGGCGTCAACATGTCTAGTAACAAAGAGTTTATTGACGAATCAATTGACATTGCTTTTCTTTCAGAATCAGGCGGTATTTTGACAGGACTTAAGGCGAAGTTAAAAGTTTCAGCCCAGATTTATTCCATAATAGACGAAGAATCATTAAGGGAAATAGTCAAGGGTCGGAGTAGGAGCGATATCGCCCGCTACACAATTGGAATCTGTCCCGAATTGGCGAAACAGCCGAAGGTGACATTTAGTCCTTTTTGGGCGCGTAAGGCCTCTTTAAGCGCAGACCAAATAAAGATATCCGTAATTTTCAAGTAATCTATTGACCTATTTTTTAAATAATGTTATGCTGTTTATCACTATTTTGAAATGAGCGAAAAAAAACAAACACATAGATTAGAGGGAGTGATTGAAGAAGCTCTGCCAAGCACTACTTTTAGGGTAAAGCTTGATAATGGCAAAGAAATACTAGCCCATTTAGCAGGCAAATTAAGAATCAATAGGATAAAGGTTTTGCCTGGAGACAATGTGGTGGTTGAGTTGGCATCATTAGACGATGACAGGGGCAGGATAGTTTACAGGAGGAAATAAAATAAATATTAATTTTGATTTGCGTTATAATGTGACGCGAGATTTATTTTATCAGTAAGTTTTTAGATAAATATTCCATGAAAATTCGCGCATCAGTAAAAAAAGTTTGTAATAAATGCAAGACAGTTCGCAGAAAGGGGCATGTTTATGTTATTTGTCAAAACCCGAAACATAAACAGAGACAAGGGAAGTAATTTACCCGCCCGAGGCGGGTGTAAGAATCTGTAATAATTCGTAAATTTATAAATAAACCCACTCATTAACAGCTTCTAACATGGCGAGAATATCTGGGGTAAATTTACCCCCTAAAAAAAGAATAGAGATAGCGTTGACTTATGTATATGGCATAGGCAATTCTTCAAGTAAAAAAATTTTACAGGAACTTAAGATTGATTTAGATAAAAAGGCGGAAGAGTTAAATAATGATGAGATCCGGCTTATTCAAGATGCGATTAGCGCTAAATATAAGGTAGAAGGAGATGCCAAAAAGATTCAGATGATGGCGATAAAGCGTCTGAAAGACATCAATTCTTGGAGAGGCAGTAGGCATAAGAAGAATCTGCCAGTGAGGGGACAAACCACGAGAGTAAATTCAAGGACAGTAAGGGGCAACACAAGGAAGACAGTTGGTTCTGGCAGAAAGGCAGCACCAGGACCAAAATAAGTATAAAAATCAATGGGAAAGAAAAAAGTTATTAAAAAGAGTACAGAAGAGCTACTTAAAGAGCGAGAAGACATAGAAAGCAAGATGCAAAAGGGAGCAGGAGAATTAGGGGCTGACAGGGCTCGTGTCCAGAATGGATTTCTTTACATCTATTCTTCTTACAACAACACGATTTTAACGCTCACCGACGAGATAGGCAGTGTTTTGTGTTGGATTAGCGCCGGCAAAATCGGTTTCAAGGGCACAAAAAAGGGGACTCCTTATGCTGCTAACAGGGTGGCAGAATCAATGGCTCAAAATATTCAGAAATTTAGATTAGACAAAATTAGTGTAAAGGTTAAGGGCATTGGAAGCGGGCGCGAATCAGCCATCAGAGCATTAGCTGCGCACGGAGTTAATATTGTTTCAATTGAAGACAAGACCTCTGTTCCGCACAATGGTTGTCGTCCCGCTAAACCAAGGAAATGTTAGTAATAATAAAAAGGCATTAAGCGCAAGGTCTTATGGAAAATGCAAAATGTAAAATTTGTCGCAGAACAGGTAGAAAATTATTTCTCAAAGGAGAGAAGTGTCTTTCTGCTAAATGTCCGATGATCAAGAAAGCGTATCCTCCTGGCAGTGCGGGAAAGAGAAGGGGTAGGGCGTTATCAGAATATGGTAAGGAGTTGAAGGAAAAACAGAAATTAAAGGAATGGTATGGTCTTAGAGAGAGGCAATTTAGTAATTATGTCAATAAAGTGTTGGAAAAGGCGCACAGAGCCAAAACAGAAGAAAATCCAGCAGAGCTTTTGGTAAAAGAGTTGGAGAGTCGATTAGATAACACTGTTTTCCGCTTAGGCATCGCCTCAAATCGCGCCCAAGCAAGACAATTAGTTTCACACGGTCATTTTTCAGTGAATGGGAAGCCAGTTGATATTCCAAGTTTCTCTTTAAAGAAAGGAGACAAAGTAAGCATCAGGCCAAATTCTTTGAAAAAGCCGGTGTTTGAAAAATTATCAGTAAATATTAAGAAATACCAAGCTCCGACCTGGCTTAAGCTTGATAAAGAAAAGATAGAAGGCGAGTTCATCGGAAAGCCCAATCTTGAAGAAGTTGCTCCGCCAGCGGAAATATCCTCAATATTTGAATTTTATTCAAGATAATTTATTTTCTCATTAAACCCGAACGAACCCGCCCAGGGCGGGGAGTGAGGGTAAATAAATATGATTTCTTTGCCCAAGGTTCCAATGATTTCTGAAAAAGACAATAATCGCGCTGTATTTATAATTGAAGGATTATATCCAGGATACGGCATCACAGTAGGCAATGCTTTGAGAAGGGTTTTGTTGTCTTCTTTGGAAGGAGCTGCTGTTGCGCAGGCGAGAATCAAGGGAGCACAGCATGAGTTTGCAACATTGCCAGGAGTATTGGAGGATGTTATCACAATTTGTCTTAATTTAAAAAAATTGCGCTTTAAGCTTTTTTCTGACGAACCACAGCAGGCAACCCTTAAACTACAAGGAGAGAAAGAGGTTTTTGGAAAAGATTTAAAATTACCGTCTCAATTAGAATTAGTTAATAAGGATTTGCACATTGCCACTCTTACGAATAAAAAAGCGGTTTTTGAAATGGACATCCTCGTTCAAAAAGGGATTGGTTATGAGCCGAGGGAGACCCGTGATAAGGAAAAATTAGAAATAGGGCAGATAAGTTTGGATGCTATTTATACACCGATACAAAGAGTGAGTTATAAAGTTGATAATATTAGGGTCGGAGACAGAACTGATTTTGAGCGCTTGAGCTTAGAGATAGAAACAGATGGAACAATGAGTCCGGAAGAGGCCCTAATGAAAGCAACAGAGATTTTAATAAATCACTTTACTTTAATTTTTGACGAGAAGAGTAATCTTATAAAAGAGAAGCCATCTGCGAAAAAGCCGAGCGATAAGGACGGTAGCAAGAAAGGCAAGGAAGTCAAAAAAGCCAAAAAGGACAAGAAAGCGAAAGAAGCTAAAGAAGTTAAGAGTTTTGAGGAATTGAAGTTTTCTGTTCGCACAATAAACGCTTTGGATAATGCGCATATTAAAAATATTTCAGGATTAGCGCGTAAAAAAGAAATAGATATTTTAAAAATAGAAGGTCTTGGTCCAAAGGGTTTACAAGAAATCAAGAAGGCCTTTAAGAAATTAGGGATAGAAATGTAATAGTAAAATAATATATGCAGAAAAGAATTAAAGGCAGAAAATTCCATAGGAAAGCAGGTCCGAGAAAAGCGCTTTTGAAGACATTAGCTTCGTCTTTGATTTTGAAAGGAAAAATTGAAACAACAGAAGCGAAAGCAAAAGAGCTATCTTCTTTTATTGAGAAAAAAATAACTAAAGCTGGAAAAGGAGATTTGGCAGCGAGAAGGGAATTGGCGAAATTATTTGCCCCGCTGATAGTGAAAAAGTTAGTAAACGAAATAGCGCCTCTTTACAAAAATCAGCAAGGGGGCTATACAAGGGTTATCAAGACAGGACCAAGGAAAAGCGATAGCGCGAGAATGGCAATAATAGAGCTGATAGAAAAGCCAAAACCCAAAACCCAAAATCCAAAAACTGAAACCCGAAAATAGCAGAAATTATTAATCAATAATTATTAATCACTAATATTTATCGTTGATTATGGAAAGGCAGACACATACAATTGACGCAGCAGGAAGGCCATTGGGGAGAGTGGCAACACAGGTGGTCGCGCTGTTGCGCGGTAAACATAAGGAAGATTTTGTTCCAAATAAAGATATTGGCGATTTTGTTGTAATCACTAATTTTGGAAAAGTGAAATTCACAGGAAAGAAATTGGAGAAGAAAAATTATTACCGATACTCTGGGTACCCGGGTGGGTTGAAAGAAATTCCTTTATCAAGGATTTTTTCTCAAGACCCAGCTCAAGTAATGAGGAGGGCAGTGCTTGGAATGCTTCCGAAGAATAAACTAAGAGACCAGCAGATAAAACGGCTGAAAGTAGAGTTGTAATAAATAGTTATTAACATTATGCCAGAGAAAATAAAAGCAACAGTCAAGAAAACAGCGAAAAAAACAATGCCAGCAACCAAGGTGTTGGTTAAGCAAAAGGCGCCCAAAAAAGCGTTGAAAAAAGAAATCAAGACAGCTGTTTTAGAATTGCCGGTCAAGAAGAATATAGCAGCAGAAAGATACATTGAGGCAGTTGGCAGAAGAAAAACCGCTGTTGCCAGAGCGCGTCTTTTTACAGCAAAAGACAAGATAGAGTTTTTGGTTAATGGAAAGGACTTTAAAGAATATTTTCGAAGTTCGGAATCGCAAAGGAATGTTTTATCAGCTCTTGAGATGATGAACTGCTTAGATAAGTTTAATATTTCTATTAAGGTTTCTGGAGGGGGGATTAGCGCGCAATCAGAAGCAGTGAGACACGGCATTTCCCGGGCGCTCATAAAGTTTAATCCTGATTTCAGGAAACGACTCAAAAAAGCGGGATTTTTGACCCGCGACCCAAGAATGCGTGAAAGAAAGAAATTTGGTTTAAAGAGAGCAAGGCGCGGACCACAATGGTCAAAGAGATAAAATATAATAAAAACAAAACCACAAAACCGTCATTTAGGCGGTTTTTGGATATTTTTTACTTTATAATATTGTCGCTTGAAAAGAGGTTATTATTGCTTAAAATAAAGAGCTTGTTTGAGAGCCAGAATATTGTTGGGTTCGGAAAAGCTGTCAACTCAATTAAGTTCGGCTTCTGGCGATTGTCAATTTCCGTAATCTTCACTGATTCATTGATGCGGAATATCAAATAATGGTTGTTCAGCCAATTTAAGTTTGTGATTTCTTGTGAAGAGCTATAAAGCAATATTTTTTCCTCTTTGGCTCTTTGTGGTTGGCTTTTTTCTTCCTCAAGATAATAGAGCCATATTTGGTTGCCAGTATTAATAGCGATTTTTTTCATATCTTCGGAAAAACTAATTTGTTTTGCTGAATCAAAAATTTTTTCCAAAATGCGTTTTTCATGGTCGAGATGATAAAGCCCCTCATCCTCTTTTAGGAAAATATCTGACAAGCTATTGGACAAAATCTGGTAATTAGCAGTTGGCTTTATAGTTATTGGTTTTACATTTAATATCTCTGTAAGCGATATTTTGTCCCTATTAATTGTTCCTTTATAAATAACGCCTGATTCGCTTAGCCAGATGATATAATTATTAATAATCGCATAAGCCAAAACATTCTGTTTTAATGATGGGTCTGAAAAATCAAGCACAGTTTCCTCCCCATTGCCCCTGATAATAAAAATCGAGAACAGGGGACTGATAGCATTAGTGGCGCTACTGGTTTTTGTTGAGGTGGCTGTCGGGGCATATGAAATAAAAAATATCTCTTCGGAATTATTGGGGTTAAAGCTGATATTTTTAATTTTCTTATCTACATCAATTACAAAGAGCCCTTTATCAGGAGATGGTTCTGCTGTTAAATATTGTTTTTCTCCTTTTTTATCAAGTTCAACTAAAATCTTCTTAGAATCGCTTGACCAGATAATATTTGTTGGTTTTGCGCCAGAAATTTTTTTGGTTGTTAGCGAACCATTGCCTGATTCAAGGATTTGTAAGTCGTTTTCAGCCAGTATTTGCTTTTGTTCTTGATTTTGGAAATCAAAAGAAGAGAGTGACCACCCATTATCAGTCATAATTTCTATAATCGCTTTTTTCTCGTCTGGCGCAGGGGAAAGGGCTTTGATATCTTTTAATGCAAGATTAAATAAAGGATTCTTTGGAAAAAGAACGATATTTTTTGCTTCTGTAACTATTTTTTCCCCTACGCTAAGCTCTTTTTCCCAAGAATAATAATCGCTTTTTTGGATTGAAATTTTGTAGTTTTTTGGCAAAAGTCCAGCCATCAGCACTGTGTCAAAAAAGAAACTTGTTTTTTTATACGGTTTGTCATCAATATATACCATAACTCCGGGTGGTGAAATTTTAAAGAAAAGTCCGCCTGTTTGGACAATCCTTATATTATCAAAATCAAAACGATACCCAGAAGCGTATAAAATGACAATCGGCGTGATTATGATAAACAGTGCGCAGATTGATAGAAATAAGATTTTTTTAAAGCGCTTAGTCATTTTTATGAGTGTTTATTAGTATAAATACAAGCAGGCGTTGATTAATGTCTATTCTAACATAACCATTCCCAACTTGCTAATTTTTTGTTTTGAGGGTAAGATAAAAATATCCATGGCAGAGCAATTCATAATCAACGGCGGAAAACGGTTGAAAGGAACGATAGAAGCGAGGGGCGCCAAAAACGCCTGTTTTCCTATTTTGGCTGCCACCCTGCTCACCAATGAAGAGTGTATTATAGATAATATCCCTTTGATTGAGGATGTTTTTTGTTTAATAGAGATAATCAAGAGTTTAGGCAAAGAAGTAGAATGGATTAAAAAGAGGACACTGCGCATTACACAGAAATCCCCATTGGACGCGAAAAAAATTAATCAAAAATTGGTTTCTAAATTAAGGGGTTCTGTTTTGCTTTTAGGACCCTTGTTGGCTCGATGCAAAACAATAAGATTCGCCCAGCCCGGGGGTTGTGTTATTGGAGCAAGACCAATTTCAACCCACTTAGATGCTTTTTCCCAATTAGGCGTAGACATAGGGGAAGAAGTGACAGAACAGGCAGAATATTTCCGTTTAGAAATTAAAAATAAGTCGGCGGATGAGATAATCCTCAACGAGTTTAGCGTAACAGCCACTGAAAATGCGCTTCTTTTTGCCAGCGCTCTTCCAAAGAAAACCATAATCAAAGCAGCGGATTGTGATTATAGCACACAGGAATTGGTCAAGTTTTTAAATAAAATGGGCGCGAAGATTAAGGCGTTTGGTTCTCATAATTTTTCAGTTGTTGGTAGAAAGAAGCTTTCAGGGGCAAAGCATAAAATTTTAAACGACCCGATAGAGGCGGGAACCTTTATTTTAATGGCAGCAGCCACAAGGAGTGATATTATTGTTAAAAATGTAGAGATTTCATACTTGGAATTCCCATTAAAGCGATTAAGGGACTTTGGCTTGCCAATAGAGATTATTGGTAAAGATAAGGTTAGGGTAAAACAATGGGCAAGTTTTAGAATGGAAAAAGTTCAGGCAATGCCTTTCCCCGGCATACCAACAGACCTTTTGCCATTGTTCGGTGTTTTGGCAACACAGGCCGAGGGAACAACCTTACTGCACGACCCTTTATATGATGGTAGATTAAGGTATTTAAATGAACTGAATAAAATGGGGGCGCAGATAATTTTTGCTGACCCGCATCGGGCTATTATTAATGGACCCACGACCCTTCGGGGCGTGACTGTTGATTCGCCTGATTTGAGAGGAGGAGCGTCATTGATAGTCGGAGCATTGCTTGCAAAAGGAGAAACAGTTATAAATAATATCTATCAGATAGATAGAGGGTATGAAAGAATTGAGGAAAGATTGCAGAAGTTAGGCGCAGACATTAGAAGAGTGCAAAGTTAGTTTAATTTTTAATTTCCAATTTTGAATTTTGATTAAATTTTGAATGATTGAACTTTTAATTCAAAATTAAGTAATTGGAAATTGATTCAGAATTCAAAATTAAAAATTAGTTTACATGTTTATACGAAAAATTGGAATTGATTTAGGAACTTGTAATTCATTAGTATTTATCCCAAAGAAAGGGGTTGTTTTGACAGAGCCATCTGTTGTCGCAGTTGATGTGAGTGAGAATAAAATTTTAGCTGTTGGCCAAGCGGCAAAGGAAATGACAGGGAGAACTCCAGAAAATATAACAGTTTTTCGTCCGCTTAAAGATGGGGTTATTGCTGATTTCCGGATAACCGAAGCAATGTTGAAATATTTTATTACGAAAGTTAAGCCCAAATACCAGTTCATAAAACCAGACCTAATAATATCTGTGCCAGCAGGAATCACTTCAACTGAAAAGAGGGCAGTGATTGAGGCCGCTGTTTTAGCAGGAGCTAAAAACGCTTATATTGCCAAAGAGCCGATTCTGGCAGCCATAGGAGCAGGAATTCCGATTCATACCTGTTCTGGTCATATGATTGTTGATATAGGCGGAGGAACGACCGAAGTAGCGGTGATATCTTTGGGCGGGATTGTGACATTTAATTCTATTAGGATGGCTGGGGACAAAATGAATGTTGCAGTAAGCGAATATATTAAAAAGAAGCATAATCTGGCAGTTGGAGAACAGACAGCAGAAGATGTAAAAATAAAAGTTGGGACAGCAGTGCCAGAAGAAAAAGAGAGATTTATAGAAATCAGGGGCAGAGATTTGGTTTCAGGACTGCCAAGGAGCATCAAGGTTTCTTCAAACGAAGTGAGTGAAGCAATTCAAGATGTTTTAGAAGAAATAATTTTGGCAATCAAATCAGTTTTACGCGACACTCCGCCCGAACTGGCTTCTGATATTATGGATAAAGGCATGGTGCTTTCCGGAGGAGGAGGACTGTTAAGAAATCTTGACCAATTAATAGCCAAAGCAACAGGCGTGCCTTGTTTTTTGGCAGATGAGGCTTTCTTTTGTGTGGCAAAGGGAACAGGGGTAGTATTAGAGAATCTTGATGTTTATAAGCGGAGCATAATGAGCAAAAAATAGTTTTTATGATAATAGGGCACAATAAACAATGGGAATTTTTAAGTAGATGTATTCAAAACGATAGGGTGGCTCATGCCTATTTATTTTATGGGCCTTTGAATATAGGGAAAAGGACTATTGCGATGGAATTTATTAAGTTATTAAATTGCCGTAATCCTAATATTGAGCCGTGCGGAAAATGTGAGAGTTGTGAAAGATTTGAAAATGGTATTCCTTCCAGTTTATTTTTTTTGAAACCAGAACCGCCAGAAAACAGCGAGGCAGAAGATGAAGGCAAGAATTTGGCGATACGGGTTGAGAGAATTTTTCAGTTAAAATTAGGGCTATCTCTTTCATCTGCATACGCAGGTTATAAAGTGGCGATTATAGATGATTCAGACGCAATGACTTATGATGCGCAGGGAGCGCTTTTAAAAATATTAGAAGAACCGAAAGGCAAGACAGTGATAATTTTAATCGCAGAACAGCCAGACAAGCTTTTACAAACAATTGTTTCAAGATGCCAGTTAATAAGATTTGATTTGCTCCAGCAGAAGCGCATAGAAGAATCGCTTATAAAGAATAATGCTTCTGCGAAGTTGGCTAAAGAAATTTCTTGGTTATCGTTTGGCAGGCCAGGGTTGGCGATGGAGTATTACAAAAATCCAGAAACAGCTGAACTGCAAAAAAAGCGGATAACTGATATTGTGAAGCTTTTAAGCGCGCCGTTGAGTTCCCGCTTCAAGTATGCCGAGGCGCTTTCTAAAGACACTAAAGAAATGTATTTTGCGCTGGATATATGGCTAAGTTTTTTCAGAGAGCTTTTATTAGAGAGCTTGGGGAAAGAAAAAAACATTTTTATGCCTGCCAAATGCAATTATTCAAAGACAAAGATAAGAAGCATTATCGGGCTTATTGAAAAAATAGGATTTGTTATTAAAACCACTAACACGAATCCAAGATTAGCAATGGAAGTCCTGCTTATGAAAATATAATAATCAACCCGCCTCAGGCGGACGAGCAATCAATAATTAATAATCAATCATTAATAACTATGCATAAACAAAGCATTGAGAAAATAAGAAAAGGACTTGACAAGGTTTTTGAATTTGCTAAACTTAATACATTAACCCCCCCTCCGACATCTTTTGATCTCGGAGGGTTTGTTTTATGAACGAAAGGATTTTCCTTATTATTGATGGCAGTAATTTTTATCATCGCTTGAAAGAGTTAGAATTGAAGAATTTGTTGAATTTTGATTATGGGCGGTTTAGTCAATTTTTGACAGGGAAAAGAGAATTAGTGCGTAAGAGCTATTATATCGGAGCGATTCGCACGGAGAGCAATAATCCAAAGAGTTATAAGCTATGGAGAAATCAGAGAATTCTGATAGGCCGACTCAAGAAACAAGGTTTTGAAATG
This genomic interval carries:
- a CDS encoding rod shape-determining protein encodes the protein MFIRKIGIDLGTCNSLVFIPKKGVVLTEPSVVAVDVSENKILAVGQAAKEMTGRTPENITVFRPLKDGVIADFRITEAMLKYFITKVKPKYQFIKPDLIISVPAGITSTEKRAVIEAAVLAGAKNAYIAKEPILAAIGAGIPIHTCSGHMIVDIGGGTTEVAVISLGGIVTFNSIRMAGDKMNVAVSEYIKKKHNLAVGEQTAEDVKIKVGTAVPEEKERFIEIRGRDLVSGLPRSIKVSSNEVSEAIQDVLEEIILAIKSVLRDTPPELASDIMDKGMVLSGGGGLLRNLDQLIAKATGVPCFLADEAFFCVAKGTGVVLENLDVYKRSIMSKK
- a CDS encoding DNA polymerase III subunit delta', encoding MIIGHNKQWEFLSRCIQNDRVAHAYLFYGPLNIGKRTIAMEFIKLLNCRNPNIEPCGKCESCERFENGIPSSLFFLKPEPPENSEAEDEGKNLAIRVERIFQLKLGLSLSSAYAGYKVAIIDDSDAMTYDAQGALLKILEEPKGKTVIILIAEQPDKLLQTIVSRCQLIRFDLLQQKRIEESLIKNNASAKLAKEISWLSFGRPGLAMEYYKNPETAELQKKRITDIVKLLSAPLSSRFKYAEALSKDTKEMYFALDIWLSFFRELLLESLGKEKNIFMPAKCNYSKTKIRSIIGLIEKIGFVIKTTNTNPRLAMEVLLMKI